CCCCATCGCCCTTTATGGTTTGAACCAGGTCCAATACGCCAGCGACGGCTACACGGGCCTTCCGGTCGAGGCCCTCGGAACCGACTACATGGTCGGTTCCTACAAGAACGAGATCTATAGCGGCAATTCCCTCCTCAGCACCGAATTCTCCGTGGTGGCCACCCAGGATTGCACCCATGTTTCCATCACCCCCCTCACCACCGTCGCCGGCCATACCGGCAGCGTTGCCTACGCCGTCCTCCTCCAGCAAGGGGAGGTCTACCAACTCCAGGGCCCCACGGTCCCCGACGACCTGACCGGCACCTCCATTTCCTCCGACCGGCCCATCGCGGTCTTCGGGGGACACATCTGCGACTTCGTCCCCGCGGGGGTCCCTTCCTGCAACCATCTCGTGGAGGAATTCTGGCCCCTGCCCTACTGGGGAACCCAGTTCGCGCTGATGAACATGGCCACCCGGGCCCAGGACACGGTCCGCATCATCTCCGCCTCCGCCGCGACGACCGTGACCGTGAACGGTTCCCCCCTCATCCCCCTCCAAAAAGGATGGTCCAATGATCAGACCGCCACCGGACCCCTCTACATCTCCTCCAATCATCCGGTCTATGTGGTCCATTTCTCCGATGGGGGGACCCAGGATAGCGGAGTGACGGCCTATAACGCCGACCCGGCTATGATCTCCATCCCACCCGTGAGCGAGTTCGACCAGGACTATCTCCTGCCCGCCCCCGTGACGTCCTTCGCGAACAACTACGAGAATATCGTCACCAACCACCCCGGCTCGGTCACCCTGGACGGGACCGCCATCGCGGCCGGGTTCTACAGCCCCATCAACGGCGGTCC
This region of bacterium genomic DNA includes:
- a CDS encoding IgGFc-binding protein is translated as MFFHRPIPLRPFLLYLLLTSPLGAAITSQGRDFWVTFPQGNGSSTYPVTLQFIIASSTDNSGSVTIPGLGYSQAFTVAAGSVTQFSVPPTAEAKFSDAVSNLGIHVNAANPIALYGLNQVQYASDGYTGLPVEALGTDYMVGSYKNEIYSGNSLLSTEFSVVATQDCTHVSITPLTTVAGHTGSVAYAVLLQQGEVYQLQGPTVPDDLTGTSISSDRPIAVFGGHICDFVPAGVPSCNHLVEEFWPLPYWGTQFALMNMATRAQDTVRIISASAATTVTVNGSPLIPLQKGWSNDQTATGPLYISSNHPVYVVHFSDGGTQDSGVTAYNADPAMISIPPVSEFDQDYLLPAPVTSFANNYENIVTNHPGSVTLDGTAIAAGFYSPINGGPYYGVQVSVLPGSHHLHSAFPFGAVAYGFDQADAYGYPGGPFFSSNTPVPTDTPGGICNTPTPTNTPTSTPTPTPTNTRTPTFTRTPTNTPTPTRT